One part of the Desulfonema ishimotonii genome encodes these proteins:
- the pyrH gene encoding UMP kinase: MATPKYRRIVLKLSGEALMGDQSFGIAPDIIQYVADEIRSVTAMGVEVAVVVGGGNIFRGIAASSYNMDRASADHMGMLATVINSLALQDAMEQKGVVTRVQTAISMHEVAEPYILRRAVRHLEKGRVVIFAAGTGNPYFTTDTAAVLRGQEVHAEILLKATKVSGLYTADPVVHSDAELIPEISYMEVLERQLRVMDMTAISLAMDNDLPLVVFNLSDAGSMKRIVCGETVGSLIRN, encoded by the coding sequence TTGGCGACTCCGAAGTACAGGCGGATTGTATTGAAGCTGAGTGGCGAGGCGCTGATGGGGGATCAGTCCTTTGGCATCGCGCCGGATATCATTCAGTATGTGGCCGATGAAATCCGCTCCGTCACGGCGATGGGTGTTGAGGTCGCCGTGGTTGTGGGCGGCGGGAATATTTTCAGAGGCATTGCCGCCAGCTCATACAATATGGACCGGGCCTCTGCGGACCATATGGGGATGCTGGCCACAGTGATCAACAGCCTCGCACTTCAGGATGCCATGGAACAGAAAGGGGTGGTGACGCGGGTCCAGACGGCCATTTCCATGCATGAGGTGGCCGAGCCGTATATTCTGCGCAGGGCAGTCCGTCATCTTGAAAAGGGGCGGGTGGTCATCTTTGCCGCCGGCACCGGCAACCCCTATTTCACCACGGATACTGCCGCCGTTCTGAGGGGGCAGGAGGTCCACGCGGAGATCCTGCTCAAGGCGACCAAGGTCAGCGGTCTTTATACCGCAGACCCGGTGGTCCACTCTGACGCCGAGCTGATCCCGGAGATTTCCTACATGGAGGTTCTGGAGAGACAGCTCCGGGTGATGGACATGACGGCCATTTCCCTGGCGATGGATAATGATTTGCCCCTTGTTGTGTTTAACCTCAGTGATGCGGGCAGCATGAAGCGCATTGTCTGTGGTGAGACCGTCGGTTCTCTGATCCGTAACTGA